A region of Papilio machaon chromosome 22, ilPapMach1.1, whole genome shotgun sequence DNA encodes the following proteins:
- the LOC106719778 gene encoding speckle-type POZ protein-like, with product MSSINYTTRIEGQTRINTILWTVPNFINLLENRSCREFRTDKSKDHTMEIIESRFQLKMQFLGRDNDIIEIYYLSPNSVFLKSILTICLKRFEERSIVIKEYHTVHANKWQYLATLFKRDIASYDGRDIFLLSDGSLRLKFQFLVSNDIKIDRSNVFEAQLSNDIENLLHNGMFSDVTMKSLEGDEYKVHKAVLSSRSAVLKAHFEHNTTECFTNSIESPLDAEVLREVLTFIYSDKAPKVDEIPEKLLAAADYYQLSRLKGLCEEALHKKLTVDNAIETLQLADLHSAKILKQLTLEFIKDGQAKLITKTEGWAKVKSVELIKCIYEYIMADDAEADIK from the coding sequence ATGTCTAGCATAAATTATACAACTCGGATTGAAGGCCAAACGAGGATCAATACCATACTATGGACAGttccaaattttataaacctgTTAGAAAATAGAAGCTGTCGAGAATTCAGAACAGACAAATCAAAAGATCACACCATGGAAATCATCGAGTCAAGATTCCAATTGAAAATGCAATTCCTTGGACGTGATAAcgatattattgaaatatactatctATCTCCTAATTCGGTGTTTTTAAAGTCTATATTAACTATATGCCTTAAACGTTTTGAAGAACGTTCAATAGTTATTAAAGAATATCACACTGTTCATGCAAATAAATGGCAATATTTagctacattatttaaaagagaCATTGCTAGTTATGATGGTCGTGACATATTTCTGTTAAGTGACGGGAGCTTGcgattaaaatttcaatttttggtatctaatgatataaaaatcgaTCGCTCTAATGTTTTCGAAGCCCAGCTAAGTAACGATATTGAGAATCTTCTTCATAATGGTATGTTTTCTGATGTAACAATGAAGTCACTAGAAGGAGATGAGTATAAAGTCCATAAAGCTGTGCTTTCCAGTAGGAGTGCAGTACTTAAGGCTCATTTTGAGCATAACACAACTGAATGTTTTACTAATAGTATAGAGTCACCGTTAGATGCTGAGGTACTTAGGGAAGTTCTAACTTTCATATACAGTGACAAAGCACCAAAGGTTGATGAAATTCCAGAAAAACTCCTTGCAGCGGCAGATTATTACCAACTGAGCAGACTTAAGGGCTTATGTGAGGAGGCTCTGCACAAAAAACTGACAGTTGACAATGCAATTGAGACTCTACAATTGGCCGATTTACATTCAGCTAAGATACTGAAGCAATTAAcattagaatttataaaagatgGTCAAGCAAaacttattacaaagactgaaGGTTGGGCTAAAGTTAAATctgttgaattaataaaatgtatttacgagTACATAATGGCAGATGATGCTGAAGCtgatataaagtaa